One Nicotiana sylvestris chromosome 12, ASM39365v2, whole genome shotgun sequence genomic window carries:
- the LOC138882826 gene encoding uncharacterized protein encodes MEALSTIDAMQAKIESLEGHVNAGITEVASNVVVTREAKIKAPKPPVFKGVRDAQEVENFLWHLENYFRHDKVRDDEAKINTAVLYLSETAMLWWRRKMVDMDKGLCTISTWDQFKAEFKRQFFPNNVLYEARRKLRELKQTWIIRNYVKEFTTLMLQIPNLTNDDLLFHFMDGLQNWAK; translated from the coding sequence atggaggctttgagtactatcgatgctatgcaggcaaagatagagtcactcgagGGGCATGTTAATGCTGGCATAACCGAGGTAGCCAGCAATGTTGTGGTGACGAGGGAGGCCAAGATCAAGGCTCCCAAACCCCCAGTGTTCAAAGGTGTTCGTgatgcacaagaagtggaaaacttcctttggcacttggagaactacttcaggcacgacaaagtgagggacgacgaggccaagatcaacactgcggtattgtacctctcagagactgccatgctatggtggagaaggaagatggTTGACATGGATAAAGGTCTATGTACTATTAGCACATGGGATCAGTTCAAAGCGGAGTTCAAAcgacagttctttccaaacaatgtcttgtaCGAGGCAAGGCGCAAACTTAGGGAATTGAAGCAAACATGGATCATACGTAACTATGTCAAGGAGTTCACCacccttatgcttcaaatccccaacctgaccaatgatgacttgttgttccacttcatggaTGGGTTACAAAATTGGGCTAAGTAG